The Fusarium oxysporum f. sp. lycopersici 4287 chromosome 1, whole genome shotgun sequence DNA segment GACGATGCAATGATCTCATCCACCTAGAGAAAGGCCTCCGAAGCTTGACATTCTCAGCGAAAGATTGGTTGCATGGGATCTCTTGAATTGTTTCGACTTGTATCTGCGGACAAGAAGGCCTCGTTCGTGTGGTAGTTGCTCTTTCAGAACTCGCATGCTGGGTGGTGCAATTCAAGGTTGTGAATGTATTAATATCATCAAGGCGAAGTTCATCCAATCTCGACGGCAAATGGATGTCATATAATCTGCGAAGGCTGTCGTGGGAATCAAATCGTGATATATACGGAAAGCCGGCTGTCCAACTGAAATGTCTTGAACTAGGGATGCTACGAGAAACATCGGGCAAGACTGAAGGGTTCACgagagccatgatgaaaaGAGAGCGACGAGGTAAGGTCCAAGAAATTAACAAAGTGCTGGTTCCAAGAAAACCCAACTACACCAAAAAAAGGGCTTCAGACGAGTCGTCCAGACATGGCTGtgatgatgaatgatgaagaagatgtcATGAATGGGATAGACCAAACATCAAAGGAGAGTCCACAGCATCGAAACTCACAGAGGGGCAGGCTGGGAAACTTGCAGGAGGTCACAATCTATGGGCAaacctacctaccttactTACCTATCCAAGGTACTGGCAGGTAGGTGCGGACCGAGGGATACAGTATCTCGAGACATTCCTTCCTGGATGGCGTTTTAGAAGAAGTCATGCAAGAGCGATGAGCAACCATGCAGGTAGAATTCACCGAGAACTGCGTCCgaaaccaaaaaaaaaaaaaaaaaagattcTACCCATCCAGTCAGGCAGTCTTGTCTAGCCACATTGGCCCAACTGAGATTCAACACCCATGATCCTAGGCTGTGGAATTGTACAGCCGGTGACAATGAGCCAGAGTATCACGGCTGGGAAGTGGTGATACAAAGAGGCGTCTGCATGGCAATTGGTGCAGGGCGAAGCTGGAAGCACTGAAGACGGGAATATTGATGCCCGAGTCCAGGAGTTGTGATGCAACGAGACCAAAAGGTCAATCGGATCAAGCCTTAAGCTCAGTATATGCTTTGACTAAATGATAGGCCAAAAGGTTCCTCCGTTATATGAAGCCGGCATCATTACTTGCGGCCACGAGATATCACCAGCTCACGGCTGGCCGCAAACTCATATTATTGACGGTCAAGGCCGAGGCAGCAACCTAAGAATCTCAGGGTTCTTTTGATGTGGCGGCGAGAGGCTCAGAGATCAGCGGCTTGTTCATATATAAGAGGTTGGGGAGGCTGAAAGAATCTGAAACTGCGAGCATGATTGTGTGACCATCTTGTTCGTGGCTTGATGGATGGACATGGACAGTGCATGGTAGTATTGAGAAGTTTGAAGAGCTCAACTTCTTACCACGAAGTTAGTACGGGAGATATCATATTTTTAGGATTGTTTGCAATTTGTCATTGATGTTCCCAAACAGCAGATGATGTGTGTTGTATTGTGTTTATGATTTATGAACTTGCCAGTTGTTAATGACATGGATCCCAACCCAGTAACGCATTGCCGTATCCACGTAACAGCCGAAGTGAATGATTTCCTTTCAATGAATTTTAATGAGCGTGGTAGTATGATGTGGAGAAGCGTGCCATAATGCACCGTGTCTGACATCATGATTAAGGCCGACACTTGGCGGAAACAAAATATCAGATGCAAGATCAAGCACATTAGATGACAGTGTTgttttatattaaatatctATATCTGGAGAGTAAACTGGTCACGGCATAAATGCTATTACGGTTTAGATATCTAAGCAATCCTTACAATGTATGATTCATGTGAGAAGAAAGTATCCTGAGAGTATTACACTTGACAGAAGTTATCTACTACACAGAGTCGAGCATGATGTCTTGTTCCCCCACGTAGAGGCTGTCATGACCACCAACCTTTCTCAGCCAAGCCCTATTTCGAGTCAGTCGGCGATACCGGGCCGGGATGGAATGGCTTTGACCTGAGAAGCTTACGAGTATCGCATATCTTCGTGGATAGATATGTAGTCAGTCTCCACCGACCCTCTGACTTATCCATACTcaccttcaacttcaattGGTGAGAGCGGCTTATTCGGCAATCGACAACTTGGCATATATGCTCGGCAAGTAAAGACTCAACTTGTATCTTGTCGTGATGTAAGGTGTAAGCTAACTGGCTCGGCATCGTGGCGGTGCTTGCAGAGCTAGACCCAACTTAGGTAAAATCGAGCTGGGGTTTCTCGGCTGGAGAACAGTCTTGAATCGGTTTTCAGGGGACTGGTGCCTGGTTTTCAGGAGGGTTTACAGTGGTCCTCCCAGATTGTGGGGATGCGCTACTGTCACGCTAGAAGACAGGAGAGACATGCCGACTGCCCGAGACGGAAACGAACACGTTGAGCTTTTCGACCATGGAGAAGCGCCTCGACTTGAGAATTTCGAACGAAGGCGGAAGCGGAAAAGTTGATAGTCTCGCGACTCAGATTCTGTCTAGTATCTTAGTCCGATGAAGCAGGTTTCACAGCAGACTCCACCATTAGTAAGAATGAAATCTGTACTGCAAGGTTGGAGGTTGCCACGTGTGTGGGCCCTTTCATCGCCTTGCCTCTCTAGTCTTGACAAATCTACCTTACTGTAAACTGTTCCATGACAGGATTGGAAACCGGTGATTAGTTTATTGCCTCCGTGTCTTTTATCTTTCTCTCCTACACTTTCTTTTTCATCCAGGTTCTAGTCTACGTGTTGTCATTTTCTTTCTGACGTCTGCATTACCCTCCTTTCCTTGCTTCAAGATTAACGAGAccctttctctctctctttcgCAAATCGTCTCGCTGTCAACTTCTCGGTATACAAACTTGATTCAGCTTCGTTCCGAGCGCTCGCGTTGCGCATCGCCTTCACCATGGAGAGCGCGTTCGCGAAACCAGTTGGCGATGTCCTCGCCAACTTCAACGTCAACGAGGCTACAGGCTTGAGCGACTCTCAGGTCACCGAGCTACGCAACAAGCATGGGCGCAACTGTACGTCAGATACTCTCGGTAACCCCGCCATGTTTTTGAACTGTCTAACTTTTGGTAGCTATTCCTGAGGAGCCTCCTACTCCTCTGTGGGAGCTTATCCTAGAGCAATTCAAGGACCAGCTAGTTCTTATCCTTCTTGGTTCCGCCGCTGTCTCATTCATTCTGGCACTtttcgacgatgaagaaggctggAGTGCTTTCGTCGACCCAGTTGTTGTAAGTACAAATTCGCTTTTTCGATCCTGTCTGTTTCTTGTTGAGCAAACCATTGACCTGTCTCCCATAGATTCTCACcattctcattctcaacgGTGTCGTCGGAGTCTCCCAGGAAAGCAGCGCCGAGAAGGCTATCGCCGCCTTACAGGAATACTCAGCCAACGAAGCGAATGTGGTGCGAAATGGTGGTCATGTTTCACGAGTCAAGGCCGAAGAGCTAGTCCCCGGCGACATCGTCACAGTCTCCATTGGTGATCGTATTCCTGCCGATTGTCGAGTTATCTCTATCGAAAGCAACAGTTTCTCTGTCGACCAGGCAGTTCTCACTGGAGAGAGCGAGAGCGTCGGCAAACGCGCCTCTACCGTTATCGAAGACGAGAAAGCCGTTCTACAGGACCAGACCAACATGTTGTTCTCTGGAACAACTGTTGTAACTGGTCGCGCTCGAGCTATTGTTGTTCTCACAGGCCCTAACACCGCTATCGGAGATATCCACGAAAGCATTACTGCGCAGATCTCGGAACCCACGCCCctgaagcagaagcttaaCGACTTCGGCGACAGTCTAGCCAAGGTTATTACTGCCATTTGCATCCTGGTTTGGCTCATCAACATTCCCAACTTCAATGATCCTAGCCACGGCAACTGGACCAAGGGCGCCATTTACTACCTCAAGATTGCCGTCTCCCTTGGTGTTGCTGCGATTCCTGAGGGTCTGGCCGTTGTTATCACTACCTGCTTGGCTCTTGGAACGAGAAAGATGGCTGCTAAGAACGCTGTCGTCCGAAGCCTCCCCTCTGTTGAGACCCTTGGGAGCTGCAGCGTCATCTGCTCTGACAAGACTGGTACTCTGACCACCAACCAGATGAGCGTTAGCAAGGTTCTACATCTCAACGAGGACGGTAGTGGTCTAAACGAGCTCGATGTTGAAGGCACTACCTTCGCACCCCGTGGAGCCATCAAGTCGAACGGTGTTGTCGTTCAAGACCTCCCCAACTCTTCTGCTACTATCCGCCAAATGACACAGGTAGCTGCCATTTGCAATGACGCTCAGCTTGCCTATGATTCTCGATCTGCCACTTTCTCCAGCATTGGTGAACCAACTGAGGGTGCTCTTCGAGTCttggttgagaagattggACCTTGTGCCCCTACCGATACCCGCCCTGAAGATTGTGTTCATTATGCCAGCGCAGCCTACCAGAAGGAACTACCTCGCCTCGCTACGTACGAGTTCTCCCGGGATCGCAAGAGCATGTCTGTCTTGGTTGGTAAGGGTAATGATAAGAAACTCCTGGTCAAGGGCGCTCCTGAATCCGTTATCGATCGCTGCACACAAACTCTCGTTGGCTCCAATGGCAAGAAGGTTGCACTCACCAAGAAGATTGCGGACCGCCTGATGAGCGAGATTGTACGATATGGCAACAACGGTCTTCGAGTCATCGCTCTCGCCAGCATCGACAAGGTAGCTGAGAATTCACTTCTGCACACTGCTTCTTCTACCGAACAATATGCCCAGCTTGAACAGAACATGACTTTCCTTGGCCTCGTCTGCATGCTTGATCCTCCCAGAGAGGAGGTTCCCGGCGCTGTACAGAAGTGCAAGGATGCTGGTATTCGTGTTATCGTCATCACTGGAGACAACCGCAACACCGCTGAAAGCATTTGCCGCCAGATTGGCGTTTTTGGTCAGCATGAGGATCTTACTGGAAAGAGTTACACTGGCCGCGAGTTTGACCAGTTGTCTCCTAGCGAGCAACTTGAAGCAGCTAAACGTGCCTCTCTGTTCTCCCGCGTTGAACCCAGCCACAAATCTCGACTGGTCGATCTACTTCAATCTCTTGGCGAGGTTGTTGCTATgactggtgatggtgtcaaCGATGCCCCTGCTTTGAAGAAGGCCGATATCGGTGTTGCGATGGGTTCAGGAACTGATGTCTCTAAGCTGGCTGCCGACATGGTTCTTGCTGACAGCAACTTTGCCACTATTGAGGTAGCCATTGAGGAGGGTCGTTCCATTTACAACAACACTCAGCAATTCATCCGGTATCTGATCTCGTCCAACATTGGTGAGGTAGTCTCGATTTTCCTGACGGCTGCTCTTGGTATGCCCGAGGCTCTCGTTCCAGTTCAACTTCTTTGGGTCAACCTTGTCACCGATGGTCTGCCTGCCACCGCTCTGTCTTTCAACCCCCCCGACCACGACATCATGAAGCGTCGTCCTCGCAAGAGAGATGAAGCTCTGATTGGCGGATGGCTCTTCTTCCGTTATCTCGTCATCGGTACCTATGTTGGTCTCGCTACGGTTGCTGGCTATGCTTGGTGGTTCATGTATAACCCTGAGGGTCCCCAGATCACTTTTCGCCAACTCACTCGCTTCCACCACTGCTCAGCTGACTTCCCTGAAATTGGCTGCTCTATGTTCTCCAACGACATGGCCAAGGCAGCTTCAACGGTCTCCTTGTCTATCCTGGTTGTGATTGAGATGTTCAACGCCATCAACGCGCTGTCATCCAGCGAGTCTCTCCTCACTTTGCCTCTTTGGAAGAACATGATGCTCGTTTATGCCATCGCTCTGTCCATGGCTTTGCATTTTGCCCTCGTCTATATTCCCTTCCTTCAAGGCCTGTTCTCCATCGTGCCTCTGAACGTTCTGGAATGGAAGGCAGTTGTTGCCATCAGTGCTCCTGTTGTGTAAGTTCAACTTGCTGCCTATTTACTTTATTGTCAACTAACTCGATACAGACTTCTCGACGAGATACTCAAGGCTATTGAGCGACAGTTCTTCATGCAGACAACAACTGACATTTCCCTTAAGACAAAGAAGGAACAATAGAACGGTGTGGATAGAGAGATCGGCGATGAAGACCTGGCGAAATGTCAGCATTGACTAGAATCTACATGTATCATATTCTGACCAGTTCAGAGAGCTGCGATTAGACCTAGATGGCCACATTGGCCTCCGATATAACGAGATCCAAATTTCTGGTTTCATGCCATTCAGTAAACGAAGAAAAAAGTATATAAGCAAGCATGCAACTCATCGGACAAGGGCCATGGGCATTGTTGATTCTTGATGTATTACATATgtatataaatatctattTGCCGGTTGTATTTTCAAATTCAAATGTCATGTTTCTTCGTTGATCAGCTCACCAAGAGCCTTGCTCTCCTCCATAATCTCTCTAGCCTCCGAGGCAGACACATCCATATCCTCCATTATCAATTGTACAGCAAGTTCTGCAACCAACACCGACTGGATAAAGGCTGCGGAACCACGACCGGCGATGACACGATCTTTTGTAGCATTCTCTTTCAACGATTCACCAAACTCCTCCACAAGGTAATCGCACATAAGTTTGCAGCCTCTTGGGCCATAGTAACCTGGGTTGAGGttgccctccttcttgagtGACCTGGCCTGGCCTGTTTCGATTTTCTCTGCCAAAATATCACGGAAAAACGACTGTTTGCCATCAACAATCTTGGTCAAGTATGCTCGATGGTCATCCAGTCGGCGTTCAAGACGGCTCCAGTCAACATGAGGATAGCCTCTTTCACGCCATGTCTCCATGGCAGTTTCTTTCTTGTGTTTAGCACAGAACCTTGTTTGCATCTGCACGTTCAGTCTCTTCCCCTTGGAATAATCCTTGAGTGCCTGTTCCGATACGAGGTCCCCACACCACGGGCATTTCGTCGTTATATCTTCCAAACTGTTCTTGTCTGCGAGGGACTCCTCATTGATAGTTCCTGTGTCGCTGAGCTCATCTGGATCTGATAAGACTGGCGATGATATGCTACCTATATCGCTATTGCTGGCCTGCATGCCATCAATCTCGGCTGGCGCAACGAATGTGGCTGGTTTGTACTCGGGCGTCTTAGGTCGGTCCCCTGATTTCTTTGGAGGGTATACCGGATGCCAGATACCCGTTCGATTCTGAGATGACAAGCGCGACTTGCGAGGGCCGTCTTGCGAAAGTTTGGTGGTGTGAGCTACCTGGCTTTTTGTTAGAGTAGCGGATAAACCACGGCTCGTGGGTTTTATTTCTATCTTCCCTCTCTTTCTGGGGGTCCCCAAGTCATCCTGTGGTACAGGTCTCAAAGCAACCCCCGACTTTGTGGGACTACTGAAAGATTCTTGTGAAACAGGTTTGAAGGTCGGCTTTTCTTCCGTCTGGGAGCTATGTAAGAAGTCGTCTTCTTCGGTCTTCTCATGTATAAGCTCGCCCTTTGTCACTTTTGCCTCCCCTACAGACAGATTAATAAGAAGGTGACACGGTCGCCAGTTTGACGAACCTTTCATTACTTGAGAACTTTGCGAGCCACGAGAAGCTTGCGATCCTCGAGGCTGTGAGCTCCCATATTTTGCTTTGCTGTTGCCTGTATTGGTAAATCCCCAAGTGTCTTTGAATTGACTCGCTGAGCCATTCCCGGATTTGGCGTCAAGTTTCCTTCGTTTCACGCTCGAGGAAGATGTTTCCGCATGATTTCCCGCTGTCGatgtcttttcttccttctggtTCACCTTCCGAGTGACATTCCTACGACTTTTACTGCTACTCGGGTTGCGGAAGGCTGTGCGCCTGATATCTCCACGAGCTGAAGTTTCTGGTTCGGAATCATCAGACTGCTCGATGGGCGTTTGGTCCTGAGAACCACTTAGTCTCAGCCTTAAGTCTGCGGCTGAGGGTATATCGTCTTCGATCTCATCTTCGGAAGACATGGGTAGAGCGTTGACATCGTCAGGTTGCTGTTCAAGCTTTCGCTTTTCACAGCCACGAATCTGGGAAAGAAGTGGCGGTGGTTTTTGGTGTCTGCTTAACCCCGTCACTCTGCCAGCCATTGCAGATCGCTTCTCCCTTTGAGAAGCCTAGATGGAAAGGTAAGGGTTTTGAAATGAACCTATGTGTAGTGGTGAGAGATTTGAGGTTTGGACGCTTCCGAGGGAGAAGGAAAGAACCCCAAAACCTAGAGCGTCGCCATAAGCCGTTTCAGagcaaagaaagaaatcAAACGAATGCGAATGTATGAGCCAGGATTTGGTATGGCGCCTTCCTCCTTAACAAACAACTTATCAACTGTGTTTGTTCCTTCCTTTACTGGCCAGGTAAGTTCACTGAGATGTTGGTGGAATTCCCCACCCGCCCAGTCAGCGCGCGTCTGATTAAACGCGCCTGCGCCCTGCAGTCCACCTCTGAATCCCTAGGTAGGCAGTGTCTAACGCCGTCAGGGGATAAGTAAACAGTGGGCATTAGCGCTATTGGTACGCTAATGGTCAGTGCTTCACCACTTCGGAAGCCGAAAAGGGATATAACTGGACAGTGCTTGGTTTCACTGCCATTTCCATTGTTGTCAGAAGCGAAGTACAAAGTGATACACCTTCACCTTACAATAACAACAAGCTTGTGTCAGAATAAAGCCCTGTAATTAGAGGTCCTGGTTGAAGTATCAGTTGGCTCCTACCCAAATCTCCTTTACTAGTGGAAATGG contains these protein-coding regions:
- a CDS encoding Ca2+ transporting ATPase, sarcoplasmic/endoplasmic reticulum, which encodes MESAFAKPVGDVLANFNVNEATGLSDSQVTELRNKHGRNSIPEEPPTPLWELILEQFKDQLVLILLGSAAVSFILALFDDEEGWSAFVDPVVILTILILNGVVGVSQESSAEKAIAALQEYSANEANVVRNGGHVSRVKAEELVPGDIVTVSIGDRIPADCRVISIESNSFSVDQAVLTGESESVGKRASTVIEDEKAVLQDQTNMLFSGTTVVTGRARAIVVLTGPNTAIGDIHESITAQISEPTPLKQKLNDFGDSLAKVITAICILVWLINIPNFNDPSHGNWTKGAIYYLKIAVSLGVAAIPEGLAVVITTCLALGTRKMAAKNAVVRSLPSVETLGSCSVICSDKTGTLTTNQMSVSKVLHLNEDGSGLNELDVEGTTFAPRGAIKSNGVVVQDLPNSSATIRQMTQVAAICNDAQLAYDSRSATFSSIGEPTEGALRVLVEKIGPCAPTDTRPEDCVHYASAAYQKELPRLATYEFSRDRKSMSVLVGKGNDKKLLVKGAPESVIDRCTQTLVGSNGKKVALTKKIADRLMSEIVRYGNNGLRVIALASIDKVAENSLLHTASSTEQYAQLEQNMTFLGLVCMLDPPREEVPGAVQKCKDAGIRVIVITGDNRNTAESICRQIGVFGQHEDLTGKSYTGREFDQLSPSEQLEAAKRASLFSRVEPSHKSRLVDLLQSLGEVVAMTGDGVNDAPALKKADIGVAMGSGTDVSKLAADMVLADSNFATIEVAIEEGRSIYNNTQQFIRYLISSNIGEVVSIFLTAALGMPEALVPVQLLWVNLVTDGLPATALSFNPPDHDIMKRRPRKRDEALIGGWLFFRYLVIGTYVGLATVAGYAWWFMYNPEGPQITFRQLTRFHHCSADFPEIGCSMFSNDMAKAASTVSLSILVVIEMFNAINALSSSESLLTLPLWKNMMLVYAIALSMALHFALVYIPFLQGLFSIVPLNVLEWKAVVAISAPVVLLDEILKAIERQFFMQTTTDISLKTKKEQ